A stretch of DNA from Bacillota bacterium:
AGTCCTGTAAGATAAAGGGTTCTGTTACAAACAAAGAGGTACTGGATTTTATGGAGGAAACAGACCTCGATGTAAATGATATGGATTCGCTTTATGCGGCACTGGATAATGCGGGAATAAAGCTCGAACTTGACTATGACGACATCCCTGAAATAGCGGGACTTGACTTTGAGGTTGAACTTGACGAAGCTGAGCCTGAAGTTGATATTGAGAATCTCCTTGCTGCTGAAGGACTTGCAATTTCTGATCCTGTTCGCATGTATTTAAAGGAGATCGGGAAGGTTAAACTCCTTTCAAGTGATGAGGAAATCGAACTTGCCCAAAAAATGGCTGAAGGCGACGAGGACGCAAAGCGACGTTTATCAGAGGCGAATCTCAGGCTGGTTGTCAGCATTGCGAAGCGTTATGTTGGCCGCGGCATGCAATTTTTGGATCTGATTCAAGAGGGAAACCTCGGACTTATCAAAGCAGTTGAAAAATTCGATTACACCAAAGGCTATAAATTTTCAACCTATGCGACCTGGTGGATTAGACAGGCCATTACCCGCGCGATTGCTGATCAGGCGCGTACGATCCGAATTCCAGTGCATATGGTTGAAACAATAAATAAAGTAATGCGCGTTTCACGTCAGCTTTTGCAGGAACTTGGTCACGAGCCAGGCGCTGAGGAGATTGCAAAGGTCATGAATATGTCGGTGGACAAGGTTCGCGCGATACTCAAAATCGCACAGGAGCCGGTTTCCCTTGAAACGCCAATCGGTGAAGAGGAAGACAGCCACCTGAAAGACTTTATTCCTGACGATGATGCCCCGGCACCGGTTGAGGCTGCTTCCAGCACATTATTAAAGGAACAGCTTATGAATGTGCTTGGAACATTGACACCGAGAGAGGAAAAGGTTTTGCGTCTGCGCTTTGGCCTTGAAGACGGAAGACAGAGAACTCTTGAAGAAGTGGGAAAAGAATTTAATGTAACTCGTGAACGTATACGTCAGATAGAAGCCAAGGCACTTCGCAAGCTGCGTCATCCAAGCCGCAGTAAAAAGCTAAAAGATTTTCTCGAGACCTAAATTATGCGCCTGCACACAGCAGAACGTCACTTCATACACTGTACTGAGGTGATAATTAATGCTGCTTACGATGCTGGTGCTTGTGCTTTTGATTTTCCTCACGGTGTGGGGAACCCTGCTGCTTGTACGGTATACGGCACAATCAATGCTGTTTTCACTCAAGGCAAACGAAGAAAGAATGGTAATTGCGATCCCGCTTGCCGGCAGCGTAGTGGAAGCCGAGTACATAATCAGAACAGCCCTCAATATGACTCGAGATAAAAACTGCGCTATCGAAATCGTACTTGTAAACTGCGGAGTTGATGAAGAGACCGCCGAAGTATGCGCCAAAATGGCTTCGGACTATAGCAACATTGTTGTGCTTGACGCGGATGAATTTGCGGATTATATGCGCGCTAAAGCTCACTGCAGAATTACAACAGATTAGAAAGTTGGAAAAGAAACTGGAAACCCTGACGGGAATAGTAAAATCAGTAAAATATAGAAGTGAGGATAATGCCTACACCGTTATGACCGTTCTGACTGAGGCGGAAGAGGAAGTAACCGTTGTAGGCTATATTCCGTCTGTCTCAGGGGGGGAAACTATTGAGGCGCAGGGAGAATATACTTTTCATAAAAATTATGGTTCACAGTTTACTGCGGAGTATGTAGATATTCGATTGCCTCAGAACGCTACAGGCATTTTGGAATATTTGTCAAGCGGTGCTATCCGAGGAATTGGTAAGGCGACAGCAAAACTGATTGTTGATAAATTTGGCGATGGAACGCTTGAAATTATCGAAAATGAATCGGACAAGCTTTCACAGATAAAGGGCATTTCAAAAGCTAAAGCCGATGAGATCGGCGAACGGTTTCGGGAACAATCCGGCATCAGGAGGGTTATTGCAGAGCTTTCCGAATTATCAATTGAACCGTTCCTTGCTATAAGGATTTATAAAAATCTTGGTCCGGCGGCACTCGACTTTATAAAGCAAAATCCATACATACTATGCGACGAGTTGTTTGATATTCCGTTTGAAGAAGCCGAAAACATTGCAAAAAGTCTTGGGATAGCCCAAAACAGCCTTTGCCGCAGATGTGCCGGGATAGAGTATGTACTGCGCCATAACCTTAACAATGGTCATACTTTTTTGCCTTTTGATGCGCTTGCGGCCGTCTCGGGGAACCTTTTGAATCTATCCGAAGATGAGATGCACGAAGCGGTTGAAGAGATGATTGAGAAGGATATACTCGAGATATGCGAAATAGCCAACATTACTGCGGTGTATCTTAAACGTTTTTATGACTGCGAGGATTATATTGCAAAAAAGCTTTTGTTTCTTGCTTCATTTGAGAATAAAGATGATATGGAACAGGCAGTTTCACAGATGGAAAAGGAGCTTAAAATCGAATACGCGGATCTTCAAAGACGCGCGCTTTTAAAAGCGGCACGATGCGGAGTATTTGTTTTGACAGGCGGTCCGGGAACAGGCAAAACAACTGCGTTAAACGGCATGATTAGGCTGTTTGAAAAAATGGGACTGGTTGTGCTGCTCGCGGCGCCTACAGGCCGTGCTGCCAAAAGAATGACAGAGGTTACGGGTCACGAGGCTAAGACTATCCACAGGCTTCTTGAAATGGAGTATGGCAAGGACGGATTTCCGATTTTTACGAGAGATGAAAACACACCTCTTGAATGCGATGCTGTAATTATCGATGAAGCGTCTATGGTGGACGTAATGGTCTTTGACGCACTGCTTCATGCGGTCAAAGCAGGGACGAAGCTTATTCTTGTGGGTGACGCGGATCAGCTTCCATCTGTCGGAGCAGGTAACGTTCTTCATGATATAATCAAAAGCGACCTGTTTGAGACAGTTTGCCTTACTGAAATTTTCCGTCAGGCAAAGAACAGTCTTATAGTCGTTAACGCCCACTCTATAAATGCTGGTGAATATCCGGACTGCAACAGCACCCAAAGCGACTTTTATTTTGTAAAACGTCAGGATAAGAAAGATATTTTTGACGCTGTAATAAAACTTGCCGTTTCAAGTGTTCCAAAAAAGTTTTCTCTTGATCCGAGAAATGATATACAGGTGATATCTCCTGTAAGGAAGGGTGAGTGTGGAACCATATCATTAAACCACGCTCTTCAGGCGGCGCTTAATCCCCCGTCTGATGAAAAAAAAGAATTTCAGTTTAAAGACCGGCTATTCCGTGAGGGAGATAAGGTCATGCAGGTCAAAAATAACTATGATCTCCCATTTGTAAGAACTGATACCGGAGAAACCGGAATGGGAATTTATAACGGTGATATCGGAGCTCTCACGTCAATCGATCTTCACAATAAAAAAATGGTGGTCGATTTTGACGGAAGAAAAACAGACTATCCGTTTGAAAATCTTGACGAGCTTGAGACTGCTTATGCAGTTACCGTTCATAAAAGTCAGGGCAGTGAATTTCCATGTGTCATAATGCCTGCTTTTTTTGGACCGCCCAAGCTGTGCTGCAGGAACCTATTATACACTGCAGTCACACGCGCAAAAAGTGTTATGGTTCTGGCAGGCGTTCCTGAAGCTGTATACAAAATGGTAGACAACAACGTCGAATCAAGGCGCTATACAGGGCTTAAATATCTCCTGCTTGAAGAGGCTCAAAAGTTCGACGGCAACGGGATGGTGGAATAGGTGGCAATTTCAAAATTACTATCGCTGTTGTATCCGCCACGGTGCCTTTTTTGCAGTTCAATTGTGGACGAAGGTATATATATGTGCGACAATTGCGCAAAGAGCCTTCCTTTGATAAAGCCGCCCATCTGTAAACGCTGCGGCTGTGAAAAGGCAGACTGCGTATGTACTCCCGTACATAATCGTTACAACGGCTGTGTTGCTCCGTTTTATTACACCGGTCCGGCAAAGCGTGCGATTAAAGCACTAAAATTCCGTAACTCGCCTGAAATTGCTGAAAAGCTTGCCGGTTTTATGGCTGAATGCGTTAAACAGAATTATAAAAACATAATATTTGATTTTGTCACTTCAGTGCCTGTAGGACGTATGACTTACATACGCCGCGGGTATAATCAAGCTGAGATACTTGCAAAAGAGGTTGCAAAAGATATTGGTTCTATTTACATCAGTGGTTTGCGAAAAGCTAAATTAACCAAACATCAGAGAGAGCTTGCCGCATTTGATCGGCTTGCTAATGTATACGGGGCATTTA
This window harbors:
- a CDS encoding ComF family protein; this translates as MAISKLLSLLYPPRCLFCSSIVDEGIYMCDNCAKSLPLIKPPICKRCGCEKADCVCTPVHNRYNGCVAPFYYTGPAKRAIKALKFRNSPEIAEKLAGFMAECVKQNYKNIIFDFVTSVPVGRMTYIRRGYNQAEILAKEVAKDIGSIYISGLRKAKLTKHQRELAAFDRLANVYGAFKTRKIDFSGKTILLVDDVRTTGATLNECAATLKKAGAKSVYCLTLALTKKIKKPYKMI
- the rpoD gene encoding RNA polymerase sigma factor RpoD — protein: MKGSVTNKEVLDFMEETDLDVNDMDSLYAALDNAGIKLELDYDDIPEIAGLDFEVELDEAEPEVDIENLLAAEGLAISDPVRMYLKEIGKVKLLSSDEEIELAQKMAEGDEDAKRRLSEANLRLVVSIAKRYVGRGMQFLDLIQEGNLGLIKAVEKFDYTKGYKFSTYATWWIRQAITRAIADQARTIRIPVHMVETINKVMRVSRQLLQELGHEPGAEEIAKVMNMSVDKVRAILKIAQEPVSLETPIGEEEDSHLKDFIPDDDAPAPVEAASSTLLKEQLMNVLGTLTPREEKVLRLRFGLEDGRQRTLEEVGKEFNVTRERIRQIEAKALRKLRHPSRSKKLKDFLET
- a CDS encoding ATP-dependent RecD-like DNA helicase, whose product is MEKKLETLTGIVKSVKYRSEDNAYTVMTVLTEAEEEVTVVGYIPSVSGGETIEAQGEYTFHKNYGSQFTAEYVDIRLPQNATGILEYLSSGAIRGIGKATAKLIVDKFGDGTLEIIENESDKLSQIKGISKAKADEIGERFREQSGIRRVIAELSELSIEPFLAIRIYKNLGPAALDFIKQNPYILCDELFDIPFEEAENIAKSLGIAQNSLCRRCAGIEYVLRHNLNNGHTFLPFDALAAVSGNLLNLSEDEMHEAVEEMIEKDILEICEIANITAVYLKRFYDCEDYIAKKLLFLASFENKDDMEQAVSQMEKELKIEYADLQRRALLKAARCGVFVLTGGPGTGKTTALNGMIRLFEKMGLVVLLAAPTGRAAKRMTEVTGHEAKTIHRLLEMEYGKDGFPIFTRDENTPLECDAVIIDEASMVDVMVFDALLHAVKAGTKLILVGDADQLPSVGAGNVLHDIIKSDLFETVCLTEIFRQAKNSLIVVNAHSINAGEYPDCNSTQSDFYFVKRQDKKDIFDAVIKLAVSSVPKKFSLDPRNDIQVISPVRKGECGTISLNHALQAALNPPSDEKKEFQFKDRLFREGDKVMQVKNNYDLPFVRTDTGETGMGIYNGDIGALTSIDLHNKKMVVDFDGRKTDYPFENLDELETAYAVTVHKSQGSEFPCVIMPAFFGPPKLCCRNLLYTAVTRAKSVMVLAGVPEAVYKMVDNNVESRRYTGLKYLLLEEAQKFDGNGMVE